The following is a genomic window from Candidatus Moraniibacteriota bacterium.
ATTGCCGCGTGGTTTGAACAACAGAATGAGCCGAACCTCGAAGAGGGACTCAGGAAAATTGAAGAAGCGGTTGCTCTGCTTGATACAAGTCGAAAGCGTCTTGGTGAGATCGAGAACAGATTTG
Proteins encoded in this region:
- a CDS encoding exodeoxyribonuclease VII small subunit, giving the protein MKKRTGSVSIDETLKKLEGIAAWFEQQNEPNLEEGLRKIEEAVALLDTSRKRLGEIENRFEEVRKKIE